A single genomic interval of Psychroserpens sp. NJDZ02 harbors:
- a CDS encoding vWA domain-containing protein encodes MQFKNPELLYALFLLLIPIIVHLFQLRKFQKVYFTNVEFLKKVQLQTRKSATIKKWVILLTRLLLLAALIIAFAQPYISKTNTFNTKKETVIYLDNSFSMQAKGEKGELLKRAVQDLIETIPETEKLSLITNTDSYRNTTIKAIRNELLQLNYSSNQLSYEAALLKSKKGFSSNSNTIKNLIFISDFQQNKTEFDIKKDASITLNLVKLKPVNTTNITIDSLFVSKQDPSNLELTVILKNNGTKVTNLPISLFNNDQLLSKASVDINGKASAVFTIPTNQIIKGKITIEDTQLQFDNTLYFNINSPSKINVLAINDTSDDYLSRIFTEDEFTFTSKTTNTLDYSLFDNQNLVIINETETLPENLTTALKAFTDKGGSVVFIPSLKGNLTDYNIFLQRFGFTPFTSLNTVEKRITTINYSHPLYANGVFEKRVDNFQYPKVNSYYPQNNTKTSSVLKFEDAKPFLSQNKSVYVFSAPINKANSNFKNINLIVPTFYNIAKQSLNASTLYYTIGQNNSYDVAVNLQQDAILTLVNADDKIIPEQNYFNNKVVIKTNDLPEKSGIYDLKNNTEIIQNISYNYNRTESNLSYINLDDFKNGTVSNAITTVFENINNDTKVNELWKWFVILGFVLLIIEMVILKYFK; translated from the coding sequence ATGCAGTTTAAAAACCCAGAACTTCTTTACGCGCTTTTCTTACTGCTTATCCCTATTATTGTTCACTTATTTCAGCTTAGAAAGTTTCAAAAGGTGTATTTCACCAATGTAGAGTTTCTAAAAAAAGTACAGTTACAAACTCGTAAAAGTGCTACCATAAAAAAATGGGTAATACTTTTAACCAGACTTTTACTTTTAGCTGCTTTAATAATTGCTTTTGCGCAACCTTATATTTCAAAAACCAATACTTTTAATACAAAAAAAGAAACTGTTATCTATTTAGACAACTCGTTTAGTATGCAAGCCAAAGGTGAAAAAGGCGAATTATTAAAACGTGCAGTTCAAGATTTAATTGAAACTATTCCGGAAACTGAAAAACTGTCCTTAATTACCAATACTGATAGTTATAGGAACACCACTATAAAAGCCATTAGAAATGAATTATTACAACTAAACTACTCCTCTAATCAATTAAGTTATGAGGCGGCTTTATTAAAATCTAAAAAAGGGTTTTCCAGTAATAGTAACACCATTAAAAACTTAATATTTATATCGGATTTTCAACAAAACAAAACAGAATTCGACATAAAAAAAGACGCTAGCATAACACTAAATTTAGTAAAGCTAAAACCGGTAAACACTACTAATATAACTATTGACAGTCTATTTGTTTCAAAACAAGATCCTAGTAATTTAGAATTAACTGTTATTCTAAAAAACAATGGTACAAAAGTTACAAACTTACCGATCTCGCTATTTAATAATGATCAGTTATTATCTAAAGCCTCTGTGGATATAAACGGTAAAGCTTCTGCTGTATTTACAATACCTACCAATCAAATTATTAAAGGAAAAATTACTATAGAAGACACTCAATTACAATTTGACAACACGCTATATTTTAATATAAATTCACCATCAAAAATCAATGTCTTAGCGATTAATGATACCAGTGATGACTATTTAAGTCGAATCTTTACGGAAGACGAATTCACTTTTACTTCAAAAACCACCAACACTTTAGATTACAGTTTATTTGACAATCAAAATTTAGTGATTATTAATGAAACTGAAACTTTACCTGAAAACTTAACAACTGCTTTAAAAGCCTTTACGGATAAAGGTGGTTCTGTTGTTTTTATTCCATCTCTAAAAGGAAATCTAACGGATTACAATATCTTTTTACAACGTTTTGGATTTACTCCATTTACGTCTCTAAACACAGTTGAAAAACGTATAACAACCATAAACTATTCGCACCCTTTATATGCTAATGGTGTCTTTGAAAAGCGTGTAGATAATTTTCAGTATCCAAAAGTAAACAGCTATTATCCACAGAATAATACAAAAACATCAAGTGTCCTAAAGTTTGAGGATGCAAAACCTTTTTTATCACAAAATAAATCTGTTTACGTATTTTCTGCGCCAATAAACAAAGCTAATTCTAATTTTAAAAACATTAATTTAATTGTTCCTACGTTTTATAACATTGCAAAGCAGAGTTTAAATGCGTCTACACTATATTATACAATCGGTCAAAACAACAGTTATGATGTAGCTGTTAATTTGCAACAAGATGCGATATTAACCCTAGTCAATGCCGACGATAAAATAATACCAGAACAAAATTATTTTAATAATAAGGTCGTCATTAAAACAAATGACCTACCTGAAAAATCAGGCATTTACGATTTAAAAAACAATACAGAAATCATCCAAAACATTAGCTATAATTACAACAGAACAGAAAGTAATTTAAGTTACATTAACTTAGATGATTTTAAAAACGGAACAGTAAGTAATGCCATTACCACTGTTTTTGAAAATATAAATAACGACACCAAAGTCAACGAATTATGGAAATGGTTTGTAATTTTGGGATTCGTATTATTAATTATAGAAATGGTCATCTTAAAATACTTTAAATGA